Proteins co-encoded in one Dasypus novemcinctus isolate mDasNov1 chromosome 18, mDasNov1.1.hap2, whole genome shotgun sequence genomic window:
- the CATSPERG gene encoding cation channel sperm-associated auxiliary subunit gamma isoform X8, translating to MERRNEKRGRGEKVLLFDRKVRPEKVPTEKSAPAQSEKVRGEGEETARGEARSRGEEKAGGAERTGGEERVRAALAPCSAMSPAGPAQPRPHVLRALRALLAVFLAPWGLWAVEDEDCTWQVVLNKFETVGQSGASDRFFRQEPLDTVEKVFRTLVDAPIDPEEKYLGFPYYLKVNYSCEGQLFHLAPRYFVNAPSRPLWYTVDQAPVLILGGIPNEKSILLTDTSFKDFSLIELNIDSCWVGSIYCPQADFAATIYDTISTESTLFIRQNQLVYYSTGTYTTLHEGDHGSGSWVRVLANECIKKLCPVEFHSNGSEYVMALTTGKHEGYVHFGTITDGRVSFKMLPVSLSVCEGIQVSNCSIIWSVFLKGEKLLLLVESMVTATRNLYQVVSYNLVTDSLSILYKIPEFIPDARGLEFLMMLRTESFTTSPMVPKGMSYDPYNNLLYIWGNFLLQSYDYENFIYLADFPKESSIKYLVNSFQGELAIVTETEEIWYILEGSYRVYKLIPSDGWEVHVSLQAMRQSNSYAANETMVTIFYEQDKLYQLVYLISRQEARLVKRLVPVVQLLNYQQVNSHYLLEQQGGHQTLTFTNLCPFTVMRLWDLPDPQSYTRQERYRALPPRVLEASGFHSERSLAVYQGLVYYLLWLHSKYDKPYADPVHDPTWRWWKNKKQDQDYYFYLASNWRSAGGVHIDMASYEKIYNVKAEYQLPERIFLDKGTKYSFSLFLTARGSALKTDSTIGASFQLESQLDLGVLLADPGCIEAAVKQEILINRNSVLFKVTLSDKRICFDQGISGHNLMKTSMLVKVVGSAGHCFQNTHLGPRLQGNLVVPVLIGCPPGKRLAFDITYTLEYNHLQNKHYFDCVEVDPEMPCFLFRDIFYPFFLIQDLVTGDSGSFQGSYVLKVVGGGPSLDAIREYSEEEIYRFNSPLDNTDSLIWTTKNTTTTEDLAFNILSHQSSGIEWLCLPNSPCHDTVPRSIFAPEFFFKVLVSNRGVDKSTYCDYQLIFLLHIHGLPLSSKRALFLLLVSSIIFLGLVALYIIACLLWPLVVKACNILRWKITNIVASESYYTYASSSSRGFSLSSKASSKASSKRSERDKAEPGQTLAKRSLT from the exons ATGGAGAGGCGGAACGAGAAAAGGGGGCGGGGCGAGAAGGTGTTGCTGTTCGATCGGAAGGTGAGGCCCGAAAAGGTGCCGACCGAGAAGTCAGCGCCGGCGCAGAGCGAGAAGGTGCGGGGTGAGGGCGAGGAGACAGCGAGAGGCGAGGCGAGGTCTCGCGGCGAGGAGAAGGCTGGTGGCGCGGAGAGAACCGGAGGCGAGGAGAGG GTTCGAGCCGCGCTTGCGCCCTGCTCCGCGATGTCCCCTGCGGGCCCTGCGCAGCCGAGACCCCACGTCCTGCGAGCGCTGCGGGCACTGCTGGCGGTGTTCCTTGCGCCGTGGGGACTTTGGGCTGTAGAGGATGAGGATTGCACCTGGCAGGTTGTCCTGAACAAGTTCGAGACGGTAGGCCAGAGCGGTGCGAGCGACCGCTTCTTCCGTCAAGAGCCCTTGGACACAGTGGAGAAAGTGTTCCGCACGCTGGTGGACGCGCCTATCGACCCGGAAGAG AAATACCTGGGCTTCCCTTATTACTTGAAGGTCAACTACTCCTGCGAAGGCCAG CTTTTCCATCTGGCACCCCGGTACTTTGTGAATGCCCCATCGCGGCCTCTCTGGTACACTGTGGACCAGGCTCCCGTGCTCATCCTGGGTGGCATTCCCAATGAGAAGTCCATCCTGCTGACCGACACCAGCTTCAAGGACTTCTCTCTGATAGAG TTGAACATTGACAGCTGCTGGGTTGGCTCCATCTACTGTCCCCAGGCCGACTTTGCAGCCACCATCTATGACACCATCTCCACGGAGAGTACGCTCTTCATTCGGCAGAACCAGCTCGTCTACTACTCCACGGGCACCTATACCACCCTCCACGAGGGCGACCACGGCAGCG GCAGCTGGGTTCGCGTCCTGGCCAACGAGTGCATCAAGAAGCTGTGCCCAGTGGAGTTCCATAGCAACGGCTCCGAGTACGTGATGGCCCTCACCACCGGCAAGCACGAGGGTTACGTCCACTTTGGAACCATTACAG ATGGCCGCGTTTCCTTCAAGATGCTGCCTGTGAGCCTATCCGTGTGTGAAGGAATACAAG TCAGCAACTGCTCCATCATCTGGAGTGTGTTCCTCAAGGGCGaaaagctgctgctgctggtggaGTCCATGGTCACGGCCACCAGGAACCTGTACCAGGTGGTCAGCTACAACCTGG TGACAGATAGCCTGTCCATCCTCTACAAGATCCCGGAATTCATCCCAGACG CTCGAGGCCTGGAGTTCCTGATGATGCTAAGGACGGAGTCTTTTACCACCTCCCCGATGGTGCCCAAGGGCATGTCTTACGACCCCTACAACAACCTGCTGTACATCTGGGGCAACTTCCTCCTGCAGAG TTATGACTACGAGAACTTCATCTACCTGGCTGACTTCCCCAAGGAGTCGTCCATCAAGTACCTGGTCAACTCGTTCCAAGGGGAACTGGCTATTGTCACGGAGACTGAGGAG ATCTGGTACATCCTGGAGGGCAGCTACAGAGTGTACAAGCTGATCCCATCTGACGGCTGGGAGGTGCACGTCAGCCTGCAGGCGATGCGCCAGTCCAACTCCTACGCCGCCAATGAGACCATGGTCACCATTTTCTATGAACAGGACAAACTGTACCAG CTGGTGTACCTTATAAGCAGGCAGGAGGCCCGGCTGGTCAAGAGGTTGGTGCCAGTGGTGCAGCTCCTGAACTACCAGCAGGTCAACAGCCACTATCTCTTGGAGCAGCAAGG GGGCCATCAGACGCTGACCTTCACCAACCTCTGCCCGTTCACGGTGATGCGCCTGTGGGACCTGCCCGACCCGCAGAGCTACACGCGCCAGGAGCGCTACCGGGCGCTGCCGCCGCGCGTGCTCGAGGCCTCGGGCTTCCACAGCGAGCGCTCGCTCGCCGTCTACCAGGGCCTCGTCTACTACCTGCTCTGGCTGCACTCCAAGTACGACAAG CCGTACGCGGACCCGGTGCACGACCCTACCTGGCGCTGGTGGAAAAACAAGAAGCAAGACCAG GATTACTACTTCTACCTGGCGAGCAACTGGCGGAGCGCGGGGGGCGTGCACATCGACATGGCCAGCTACGAGAAGATCTACAACGTCAAGGCCGAGTACCAGCTGCCCGAGCGCATCTTCCTGGACAAGGGCACCAAATACAGCTTCTCGCTCTTCCTCACCGCGCGGGGGTCCGCCTTGAAGACGGATTCCACGATCG GCGCCTCCTTCCAGCTGGAGAGCCAGCTGGACCTGGGCGTGCTGCTGGCGGACCCCGGCTGCATCGAGGCGGCCGTGAAGCAGGAAATCCTTATCAATCGCAACTCCGTGCTCTTCAAG gttaCGCTCAGTGATAAAAGGATCTGCTTTGACCAGGGCATCAGCGGGCATAACCTCATGAAAACCTCCATGCTGGTCAAG GTGGTGGGCTCCGCCGGGCACTGCTTCCAGAACACACACCTGGGGCCGCGCCTGCAA GGCAACCTGGTGGTGCCGGTGCTTATTGGCTGCCCCCCGGGCAAGCGCCTGGCCTTCGACATCACCTACACGCTGGAGTACAACCACCTGCAGAACAAACACTACTTCGACTGTGTGGAGGTCGACCCGGAGATGCCCTGCTTCCTCTTCCGTGACA TCTTCTACCCGTTCTTCTTAATCCAAGATTTGGTGACGGGAGACTCTGGCAGTTTTCAGGGCAG CTATGTGCTGAAGGTCGTGGGCGGCGGACCCTCCCTGGACGCCATCAGGGAATACAGCGAGGAGGAGATCTACCGCTTCAACAGCCCCCTGGACAA TACCGACAGCCTCATCTGGACCACCAAGAATACGACGACCACCGAGGACCTGGCCTTCAACATCTTGTCCCACCAGAGCTCGGGCATCGA GTGGCTGTGTCTGCCGAACTCTCCCTGCCACGACACCGTTCCCCGTAGCATCTTCGCTCCCGAATTCTTCTTCAAGGTGCTGGTGAGCAATCG AGGCGTGGACAAGAGCACATACTGCGACTACCAGCTCATCTTCCTGCTGCACATCCACGGGCTCCCGCTCAGTTCCAAGCGGGCCCTCTTCCTCCTCTTG
- the CATSPERG gene encoding cation channel sperm-associated auxiliary subunit gamma isoform X2, with protein MERRNEKRGRGEKVLLFDRKVRPEKVPTEKSAPAQSEKVRGEGEETARGEARSRGEEKAGGAERTGGEERVRAALAPCSAMSPAGPAQPRPHVLRALRALLAVFLAPWGLWAVEDEDCTWQVVLNKFETVGQSGASDRFFRQEPLDTVEKVFRTLVDAPIDPEEKYLGFPYYLKVNYSCEGQPSEALVRKGHLTGLKPVVLVTFQSPVNFRHWKIEQLQIQMEAAPFRSKESCNEEEVCVISWYTPMPIKNGSVVMHVDVSGNGLGPLIPQKRFQVNINGFLKRNQDSTIKFTVGSELFHLAPRYFVNAPSRPLWYTVDQAPVLILGGIPNEKSILLTDTSFKDFSLIELNIDSCWVGSIYCPQADFAATIYDTISTESTLFIRQNQLVYYSTGTYTTLHEGDHGSGSWVRVLANECIKKLCPVEFHSNGSEYVMALTTGKHEGYVHFGTITDGRVSFKMLPVSLSVCEGIQVSNCSIIWSVFLKGEKLLLLVESMVTATRNLYQVVSYNLVTDSLSILYKIPEFIPDARGLEFLMMLRTESFTTSPMVPKGMSYDPYNNLLYIWGNFLLQSYDYENFIYLADFPKESSIKYLVNSFQGELAIVTETEEIWYILEGSYRVYKLIPSDGWEVHVSLQAMRQSNSYAANETMVTIFYEQDKLYQLVYLISRQEARLVKRLVPVVQLLNYQQVNSHYLLEQQGGHQTLTFTNLCPFTVMRLWDLPDPQSYTRQERYRALPPRVLEASGFHSERSLAVYQGLVYYLLWLHSKYDKPYADPVHDPTWRWWKNKKQDQDYYFYLASNWRSAGGVHIDMASYEKIYNVKAEYQLPERIFLDKGTKYSFSLFLTARGSALKTDSTIGASFQLESQLDLGVLLADPGCIEAAVKQEILINRNSVLFKVTLSDKRICFDQGISGHNLMKTSMLVKVVGSAGHCFQNTHLGPRLQGNLVVPVLIGCPPGKRLAFDITYTLEYNHLQNKHYFDCVEVDPEMPCFLFRDIFYPFFLIQDLVTGDSGSFQGSYVLKVVGGGPSLDAIREYSEEEIYRFNSPLDNTDSLIWTTKNTTTTEDLAFNILSHQSSGIEWLCLPNSPCHDTVPRSIFAPEFFFKVLVSNRGVDKSTYCDYQLIFLLHIHGLPLSSKRALFLLLVSSIIFLGLVALYIIACLLWPLVVKACNILRWKITNIVASESYYTYASSSSRGFSLSSKASSKASSKRSERDKAEPGQTLAKRSLT; from the exons ATGGAGAGGCGGAACGAGAAAAGGGGGCGGGGCGAGAAGGTGTTGCTGTTCGATCGGAAGGTGAGGCCCGAAAAGGTGCCGACCGAGAAGTCAGCGCCGGCGCAGAGCGAGAAGGTGCGGGGTGAGGGCGAGGAGACAGCGAGAGGCGAGGCGAGGTCTCGCGGCGAGGAGAAGGCTGGTGGCGCGGAGAGAACCGGAGGCGAGGAGAGG GTTCGAGCCGCGCTTGCGCCCTGCTCCGCGATGTCCCCTGCGGGCCCTGCGCAGCCGAGACCCCACGTCCTGCGAGCGCTGCGGGCACTGCTGGCGGTGTTCCTTGCGCCGTGGGGACTTTGGGCTGTAGAGGATGAGGATTGCACCTGGCAGGTTGTCCTGAACAAGTTCGAGACGGTAGGCCAGAGCGGTGCGAGCGACCGCTTCTTCCGTCAAGAGCCCTTGGACACAGTGGAGAAAGTGTTCCGCACGCTGGTGGACGCGCCTATCGACCCGGAAGAG AAATACCTGGGCTTCCCTTATTACTTGAAGGTCAACTACTCCTGCGAAGGCCAG CCCTCCGAGGCCCTGGTCCGCAAGGGTCACCTGACGGGGCTAAAGCCCGTGGTGCTGGTCACCTTCCAGTCCCCAGTCAACTTCCGCCATTGGAAGATAGAGCAGCTGCAGATCCAGATGGAGGCAGCCCCCTTCCGCAGCAAAG AGTCCTGCAATGAAGAGGAGGTGTGTGTCATAAGCTGGTACACACCCATGCCCATCAAGAACGGCAGCGTGGTCATGCACGTGGATGTCAGTGGCAATGGCCTGGGGCCCCTCATCCCCCAGAAAAG GTTCCAGGTGAACATCAACGGCTTCCTGAAGAGAAACCAAGACAGCACAATCAAGTTCACTGTGGGGAGTGAG CTTTTCCATCTGGCACCCCGGTACTTTGTGAATGCCCCATCGCGGCCTCTCTGGTACACTGTGGACCAGGCTCCCGTGCTCATCCTGGGTGGCATTCCCAATGAGAAGTCCATCCTGCTGACCGACACCAGCTTCAAGGACTTCTCTCTGATAGAG TTGAACATTGACAGCTGCTGGGTTGGCTCCATCTACTGTCCCCAGGCCGACTTTGCAGCCACCATCTATGACACCATCTCCACGGAGAGTACGCTCTTCATTCGGCAGAACCAGCTCGTCTACTACTCCACGGGCACCTATACCACCCTCCACGAGGGCGACCACGGCAGCG GCAGCTGGGTTCGCGTCCTGGCCAACGAGTGCATCAAGAAGCTGTGCCCAGTGGAGTTCCATAGCAACGGCTCCGAGTACGTGATGGCCCTCACCACCGGCAAGCACGAGGGTTACGTCCACTTTGGAACCATTACAG ATGGCCGCGTTTCCTTCAAGATGCTGCCTGTGAGCCTATCCGTGTGTGAAGGAATACAAG TCAGCAACTGCTCCATCATCTGGAGTGTGTTCCTCAAGGGCGaaaagctgctgctgctggtggaGTCCATGGTCACGGCCACCAGGAACCTGTACCAGGTGGTCAGCTACAACCTGG TGACAGATAGCCTGTCCATCCTCTACAAGATCCCGGAATTCATCCCAGACG CTCGAGGCCTGGAGTTCCTGATGATGCTAAGGACGGAGTCTTTTACCACCTCCCCGATGGTGCCCAAGGGCATGTCTTACGACCCCTACAACAACCTGCTGTACATCTGGGGCAACTTCCTCCTGCAGAG TTATGACTACGAGAACTTCATCTACCTGGCTGACTTCCCCAAGGAGTCGTCCATCAAGTACCTGGTCAACTCGTTCCAAGGGGAACTGGCTATTGTCACGGAGACTGAGGAG ATCTGGTACATCCTGGAGGGCAGCTACAGAGTGTACAAGCTGATCCCATCTGACGGCTGGGAGGTGCACGTCAGCCTGCAGGCGATGCGCCAGTCCAACTCCTACGCCGCCAATGAGACCATGGTCACCATTTTCTATGAACAGGACAAACTGTACCAG CTGGTGTACCTTATAAGCAGGCAGGAGGCCCGGCTGGTCAAGAGGTTGGTGCCAGTGGTGCAGCTCCTGAACTACCAGCAGGTCAACAGCCACTATCTCTTGGAGCAGCAAGG GGGCCATCAGACGCTGACCTTCACCAACCTCTGCCCGTTCACGGTGATGCGCCTGTGGGACCTGCCCGACCCGCAGAGCTACACGCGCCAGGAGCGCTACCGGGCGCTGCCGCCGCGCGTGCTCGAGGCCTCGGGCTTCCACAGCGAGCGCTCGCTCGCCGTCTACCAGGGCCTCGTCTACTACCTGCTCTGGCTGCACTCCAAGTACGACAAG CCGTACGCGGACCCGGTGCACGACCCTACCTGGCGCTGGTGGAAAAACAAGAAGCAAGACCAG GATTACTACTTCTACCTGGCGAGCAACTGGCGGAGCGCGGGGGGCGTGCACATCGACATGGCCAGCTACGAGAAGATCTACAACGTCAAGGCCGAGTACCAGCTGCCCGAGCGCATCTTCCTGGACAAGGGCACCAAATACAGCTTCTCGCTCTTCCTCACCGCGCGGGGGTCCGCCTTGAAGACGGATTCCACGATCG GCGCCTCCTTCCAGCTGGAGAGCCAGCTGGACCTGGGCGTGCTGCTGGCGGACCCCGGCTGCATCGAGGCGGCCGTGAAGCAGGAAATCCTTATCAATCGCAACTCCGTGCTCTTCAAG gttaCGCTCAGTGATAAAAGGATCTGCTTTGACCAGGGCATCAGCGGGCATAACCTCATGAAAACCTCCATGCTGGTCAAG GTGGTGGGCTCCGCCGGGCACTGCTTCCAGAACACACACCTGGGGCCGCGCCTGCAA GGCAACCTGGTGGTGCCGGTGCTTATTGGCTGCCCCCCGGGCAAGCGCCTGGCCTTCGACATCACCTACACGCTGGAGTACAACCACCTGCAGAACAAACACTACTTCGACTGTGTGGAGGTCGACCCGGAGATGCCCTGCTTCCTCTTCCGTGACA TCTTCTACCCGTTCTTCTTAATCCAAGATTTGGTGACGGGAGACTCTGGCAGTTTTCAGGGCAG CTATGTGCTGAAGGTCGTGGGCGGCGGACCCTCCCTGGACGCCATCAGGGAATACAGCGAGGAGGAGATCTACCGCTTCAACAGCCCCCTGGACAA TACCGACAGCCTCATCTGGACCACCAAGAATACGACGACCACCGAGGACCTGGCCTTCAACATCTTGTCCCACCAGAGCTCGGGCATCGA GTGGCTGTGTCTGCCGAACTCTCCCTGCCACGACACCGTTCCCCGTAGCATCTTCGCTCCCGAATTCTTCTTCAAGGTGCTGGTGAGCAATCG AGGCGTGGACAAGAGCACATACTGCGACTACCAGCTCATCTTCCTGCTGCACATCCACGGGCTCCCGCTCAGTTCCAAGCGGGCCCTCTTCCTCCTCTTG
- the CATSPERG gene encoding cation channel sperm-associated auxiliary subunit gamma isoform X10, with translation MERRNEKRGRGEKVLLFDRKVRPEKVPTEKSAPAQSEKVRAALAPCSAMSPAGPAQPRPHVLRALRALLAVFLAPWGLWAVEDEDCTWQVVLNKFETVGQSGASDRFFRQEPLDTVEKVFRTLVDAPIDPEEKYLGFPYYLKVNYSCEGQLFHLAPRYFVNAPSRPLWYTVDQAPVLILGGIPNEKSILLTDTSFKDFSLIELNIDSCWVGSIYCPQADFAATIYDTISTESTLFIRQNQLVYYSTGTYTTLHEGDHGSGSWVRVLANECIKKLCPVEFHSNGSEYVMALTTGKHEGYVHFGTITDGRVSFKMLPVSLSVCEGIQVSNCSIIWSVFLKGEKLLLLVESMVTATRNLYQVVSYNLVTDSLSILYKIPEFIPDARGLEFLMMLRTESFTTSPMVPKGMSYDPYNNLLYIWGNFLLQSYDYENFIYLADFPKESSIKYLVNSFQGELAIVTETEEIWYILEGSYRVYKLIPSDGWEVHVSLQAMRQSNSYAANETMVTIFYEQDKLYQLVYLISRQEARLVKRLVPVVQLLNYQQVNSHYLLEQQGGHQTLTFTNLCPFTVMRLWDLPDPQSYTRQERYRALPPRVLEASGFHSERSLAVYQGLVYYLLWLHSKYDKPYADPVHDPTWRWWKNKKQDQDYYFYLASNWRSAGGVHIDMASYEKIYNVKAEYQLPERIFLDKGTKYSFSLFLTARGSALKTDSTIGASFQLESQLDLGVLLADPGCIEAAVKQEILINRNSVLFKVTLSDKRICFDQGISGHNLMKTSMLVKVVGSAGHCFQNTHLGPRLQGNLVVPVLIGCPPGKRLAFDITYTLEYNHLQNKHYFDCVEVDPEMPCFLFRDIFYPFFLIQDLVTGDSGSFQGSYVLKVVGGGPSLDAIREYSEEEIYRFNSPLDNTDSLIWTTKNTTTTEDLAFNILSHQSSGIEWLCLPNSPCHDTVPRSIFAPEFFFKVLVSNRGVDKSTYCDYQLIFLLHIHGLPLSSKRALFLLLVSSIIFLGLVALYIIACLLWPLVVKACNILRWKITNIVASESYYTYASSSSRGFSLSSKASSKASSKRSERDKAEPGQTLAKRSLT, from the exons ATGGAGAGGCGGAACGAGAAAAGGGGGCGGGGCGAGAAGGTGTTGCTGTTCGATCGGAAGGTGAGGCCCGAAAAGGTGCCGACCGAGAAGTCAGCGCCGGCGCAGAGCGAGAAG GTTCGAGCCGCGCTTGCGCCCTGCTCCGCGATGTCCCCTGCGGGCCCTGCGCAGCCGAGACCCCACGTCCTGCGAGCGCTGCGGGCACTGCTGGCGGTGTTCCTTGCGCCGTGGGGACTTTGGGCTGTAGAGGATGAGGATTGCACCTGGCAGGTTGTCCTGAACAAGTTCGAGACGGTAGGCCAGAGCGGTGCGAGCGACCGCTTCTTCCGTCAAGAGCCCTTGGACACAGTGGAGAAAGTGTTCCGCACGCTGGTGGACGCGCCTATCGACCCGGAAGAG AAATACCTGGGCTTCCCTTATTACTTGAAGGTCAACTACTCCTGCGAAGGCCAG CTTTTCCATCTGGCACCCCGGTACTTTGTGAATGCCCCATCGCGGCCTCTCTGGTACACTGTGGACCAGGCTCCCGTGCTCATCCTGGGTGGCATTCCCAATGAGAAGTCCATCCTGCTGACCGACACCAGCTTCAAGGACTTCTCTCTGATAGAG TTGAACATTGACAGCTGCTGGGTTGGCTCCATCTACTGTCCCCAGGCCGACTTTGCAGCCACCATCTATGACACCATCTCCACGGAGAGTACGCTCTTCATTCGGCAGAACCAGCTCGTCTACTACTCCACGGGCACCTATACCACCCTCCACGAGGGCGACCACGGCAGCG GCAGCTGGGTTCGCGTCCTGGCCAACGAGTGCATCAAGAAGCTGTGCCCAGTGGAGTTCCATAGCAACGGCTCCGAGTACGTGATGGCCCTCACCACCGGCAAGCACGAGGGTTACGTCCACTTTGGAACCATTACAG ATGGCCGCGTTTCCTTCAAGATGCTGCCTGTGAGCCTATCCGTGTGTGAAGGAATACAAG TCAGCAACTGCTCCATCATCTGGAGTGTGTTCCTCAAGGGCGaaaagctgctgctgctggtggaGTCCATGGTCACGGCCACCAGGAACCTGTACCAGGTGGTCAGCTACAACCTGG TGACAGATAGCCTGTCCATCCTCTACAAGATCCCGGAATTCATCCCAGACG CTCGAGGCCTGGAGTTCCTGATGATGCTAAGGACGGAGTCTTTTACCACCTCCCCGATGGTGCCCAAGGGCATGTCTTACGACCCCTACAACAACCTGCTGTACATCTGGGGCAACTTCCTCCTGCAGAG TTATGACTACGAGAACTTCATCTACCTGGCTGACTTCCCCAAGGAGTCGTCCATCAAGTACCTGGTCAACTCGTTCCAAGGGGAACTGGCTATTGTCACGGAGACTGAGGAG ATCTGGTACATCCTGGAGGGCAGCTACAGAGTGTACAAGCTGATCCCATCTGACGGCTGGGAGGTGCACGTCAGCCTGCAGGCGATGCGCCAGTCCAACTCCTACGCCGCCAATGAGACCATGGTCACCATTTTCTATGAACAGGACAAACTGTACCAG CTGGTGTACCTTATAAGCAGGCAGGAGGCCCGGCTGGTCAAGAGGTTGGTGCCAGTGGTGCAGCTCCTGAACTACCAGCAGGTCAACAGCCACTATCTCTTGGAGCAGCAAGG GGGCCATCAGACGCTGACCTTCACCAACCTCTGCCCGTTCACGGTGATGCGCCTGTGGGACCTGCCCGACCCGCAGAGCTACACGCGCCAGGAGCGCTACCGGGCGCTGCCGCCGCGCGTGCTCGAGGCCTCGGGCTTCCACAGCGAGCGCTCGCTCGCCGTCTACCAGGGCCTCGTCTACTACCTGCTCTGGCTGCACTCCAAGTACGACAAG CCGTACGCGGACCCGGTGCACGACCCTACCTGGCGCTGGTGGAAAAACAAGAAGCAAGACCAG GATTACTACTTCTACCTGGCGAGCAACTGGCGGAGCGCGGGGGGCGTGCACATCGACATGGCCAGCTACGAGAAGATCTACAACGTCAAGGCCGAGTACCAGCTGCCCGAGCGCATCTTCCTGGACAAGGGCACCAAATACAGCTTCTCGCTCTTCCTCACCGCGCGGGGGTCCGCCTTGAAGACGGATTCCACGATCG GCGCCTCCTTCCAGCTGGAGAGCCAGCTGGACCTGGGCGTGCTGCTGGCGGACCCCGGCTGCATCGAGGCGGCCGTGAAGCAGGAAATCCTTATCAATCGCAACTCCGTGCTCTTCAAG gttaCGCTCAGTGATAAAAGGATCTGCTTTGACCAGGGCATCAGCGGGCATAACCTCATGAAAACCTCCATGCTGGTCAAG GTGGTGGGCTCCGCCGGGCACTGCTTCCAGAACACACACCTGGGGCCGCGCCTGCAA GGCAACCTGGTGGTGCCGGTGCTTATTGGCTGCCCCCCGGGCAAGCGCCTGGCCTTCGACATCACCTACACGCTGGAGTACAACCACCTGCAGAACAAACACTACTTCGACTGTGTGGAGGTCGACCCGGAGATGCCCTGCTTCCTCTTCCGTGACA TCTTCTACCCGTTCTTCTTAATCCAAGATTTGGTGACGGGAGACTCTGGCAGTTTTCAGGGCAG CTATGTGCTGAAGGTCGTGGGCGGCGGACCCTCCCTGGACGCCATCAGGGAATACAGCGAGGAGGAGATCTACCGCTTCAACAGCCCCCTGGACAA TACCGACAGCCTCATCTGGACCACCAAGAATACGACGACCACCGAGGACCTGGCCTTCAACATCTTGTCCCACCAGAGCTCGGGCATCGA GTGGCTGTGTCTGCCGAACTCTCCCTGCCACGACACCGTTCCCCGTAGCATCTTCGCTCCCGAATTCTTCTTCAAGGTGCTGGTGAGCAATCG AGGCGTGGACAAGAGCACATACTGCGACTACCAGCTCATCTTCCTGCTGCACATCCACGGGCTCCCGCTCAGTTCCAAGCGGGCCCTCTTCCTCCTCTTG